In Candidatus Eisenbacteria bacterium, the genomic stretch GCTCGAACCCGATGACATCCATCTGGAGCGCGTGCTGTGACGCGTGCCGGTGCGTCTCGCGCGAGCGCTCACGATCGCGTAGTGCCGCCTAACCATTCGTTGGAGCGGACCGCTCAACTCAGTTGTTGGGCAGACAGGGTCTCGTCGGAGTGATCAGTTCGGAGGGAACGCGATGCTCTACATGGTGATCGAGCGCTTCAAGCCCGGCGCGGCCGCCGAGATCTACCGCCGCCTGCGCAAGGAAGGCCGGCATCTCGTCGAAGGGCTGGAGTACGTGGCCAGCTGGATGGACCTCGACTTCGCCACCTGCTGGCAGATCATGAGGACCGACGACCGCGCCCTGCTCGAGCGCTGGTGCGCGGCCGGGCGTGAGCTGGTCGACTTCGAGATCG encodes the following:
- a CDS encoding DUF3303 family protein, which codes for MLYMVIERFKPGAAAEIYRRLRKEGRHLVEGLEYVASWMDLDFATCWQIMRTDDRALLERWCAAGRELVDFEIVPVRTSAEAAAVMADRDA